A stretch of DNA from Corallococcus silvisoli:
GGATCCGAACGCGGGCAAGTTCGACAACCGCAGCGCGACCATGGCGGACGGCACGCCGCTGGGCATCCAGACGGCGCTGTCCACGGGCATCGCCTACTACCACCGGGGCCGCAGCCTGAGCTTCTCCCACTGGAGCGAGCCGCCCAACCTGCTCAATCCGTACTGGCGCGCCACGCTGGTGCCGGTGGACACCGACAACTCGGGTCTGGCGGACGCCGCCAACGCCCTGGGCGCCAGCTCTCCGGCTTCCGCCCAGATGATCCGGGAACTGCAGCGCGTGGGCTTCAGGGGGTTCCAGTGATGCGCGACATCCTTCGTCACCGTCGGCACGGCCGGGGCCAGTCCATCGTCGAGGCGGCCATCGGGGTCACGCTGTTCATCACCATCCTGGTGTTCGGCATCCACTTCGCGGAGGTGGGCTTCCTGTCGCTGAAGGTGCAGGAGGCCGCGGTGTCCGCCCTGTGGAACGGCACGCACGGAGAGATGCACGACATCCCCGTGGACTACGGCTCGGCCCATGACTCCATGCAGCGGGCGGGGGATGATGCCCAGGCGCGTTACGCGGACTTCAACGGGCTGTCGTCCGTCAACCACGGCGACACCATCACCCAGGTCTTCACCCGCGGCTCGGGCCTGCGCGTCGATTGCCGCCGGAACGGGGGGCTGGGCTGGAACGGCCCCATCCTGACCCGGCTGGTCTACCGCGACGAGGGCGGCACCTCGTGCGGCTCGCAGGCGAACCTGAGCTCGTGGAACCTGCCCAGCTCGTTCCTGGACAATCCGGGCGAGGGTGGGTTGTACAAGGAGCGGCACCAGGATGCCGTCCACGCCAACATCCAGGTGTGCGGCGTGGGGCGCGCGGTGGGCGGCAATTGCAGAGCCCGCTTCTCCATGCTCGTGGATGACTGGGGCCTGTCGAACGAGGTGGAGTCCAGCACCTGTCTGTTGTTCCAGGACATGGCGGTGCCCTGCACCAACGTTCCCTTCTATTCGGCGACGAAGCTCGTCTACGAGCCCACCACGCTGCCCATCCCGACCTACGCCAGCTTCCTGGCGATGGATGCCCTCTTCTACAATCCGCTGCCCCCCCTGGTGCTGATGCAGCGGGAGAACACCTTCTGGATGAGCGCGGCGGGAGAAGAGACCAACTTCATGCAGTACTTCATGCTCCCCGCGCCCCTGGGCAACCTGTGGAACACGACGCCCGGCGCGATGATTGGCATCACCACCCCCCATTACGGAATCTCCTATCTGGAGCGCACCGGCAACGGTGGCTGCTTCCTGGGAAAGGATTGTTGAGATGAAGAAGCGAAGCCTGCTGTCGGGTGGAGTGTTGGCGCTGGTGTTGGGCGTGTGTCTGACGGCGTCCACCGCGCGCGCGGACAGCAACTCCTGCAACACCGACTGCGCGACGAAGAACGGGGACACGCTCCAGGCCTGCATCAGCGCGTGCCCGTCGCCCGGGGATCCCGGCTCCGCCAAGGCCGACAGCAACCGCAGCTGCTCCGTGCGCTGCACCCAGAAGTTCCAGGCCCAGTTCAACCAGTGCAAGTCCCGCTGCCCCAAGGCGGAGGGCGACACGGGGCCGAAGAAGGCGAAGTCCGTCAAGGCCGCGCGTTCGCACCACTAGGGAGGGGCTGGATGCGGCGCGCGATTCGTGGGGCGGTCCTGCTGCTGGCGCTGGGGGCGGTCAGCCCCGCATGGGCCCAGCGGGCCAACTTCACCTGGGAGATTCCACAGACCGTCAGCGTGGTGGACGTGCCGGGGCAGGTGGACGCCAACGGCGTGCCGGTGAAGCTGCGGGCGGTGCGCAGCAAGGAGAAGGCGCAGACCATCCTCCAGAGCGTGGTGGACCGGTTCATCTCCTGGGGCTTCGTGGTGCCGGAGGCCTACAAGCAGCCGCAGTTGTTCCGCGAGCCGATGGTGACCGCCCTCGACACGCGCAACTTCATCTCCTACACGGCCATCCTCCAGGTGAACCCGGACAGCACCACCACGGTGTTCCTGGGGGAGGCGAACCTGGGCGCCGCGAAGGCGCCCAAGCCCGCGGGGCTGCCGCTCTTCCCTGGCGCCTCCAAGGTGCTGACGGCGGAGACGGAGGGCGCGCGCACGCTGAGCTAT
This window harbors:
- a CDS encoding pilus assembly protein → MRDILRHRRHGRGQSIVEAAIGVTLFITILVFGIHFAEVGFLSLKVQEAAVSALWNGTHGEMHDIPVDYGSAHDSMQRAGDDAQARYADFNGLSSVNHGDTITQVFTRGSGLRVDCRRNGGLGWNGPILTRLVYRDEGGTSCGSQANLSSWNLPSSFLDNPGEGGLYKERHQDAVHANIQVCGVGRAVGGNCRARFSMLVDDWGLSNEVESSTCLLFQDMAVPCTNVPFYSATKLVYEPTTLPIPTYASFLAMDALFYNPLPPLVLMQRENTFWMSAAGEETNFMQYFMLPAPLGNLWNTTPGAMIGITTPHYGISYLERTGNGGCFLGKDC